Proteins from a single region of Paenibacillus sp. BIHB 4019:
- a CDS encoding 6-hydroxymethylpterin diphosphokinase MptE-like protein: protein MEQQQISVEDVLDNIRPFLPELINACQFVADRLYQSMEQETWDKFADVLEGMDDLYRTLNSIHLEMAPSAVLGPYLKMFIAEFSSKFQTMNNFMDEEQYREAGDCIHYELNPLFQQLEITISGSRTIEEQKFGANIGYIKAKLPKLYDQIIKIDTDNDVYQTMNAKNGEPNLYVTMTEKAPIYLYSTYNPHDEADRWVQHLAEKVKGKDNIIIYGVGFGYHISAYLDAYPDHNVYLYEPDEQIFLAAMKSVELKKLLDRPQIKDFVVGGNASQQAKLFYKFLRYMKGEPEILSLPIYQNLMGDKVAQFCNDAIIAIMNYDSSYRLYEKFGREWLENSLYNLSTTLSTPPITNMKSKLEGFSAVIVGAGPSLEADIKHLSQLKDHAYIIAAGSTIQSLLHFGVTPHLIISMDGTDANYNVFRDLELSHIPLLYTPMIKYKIIDKKWNYLFHMHFYNDVASKKIMDLPGQDPLFNSNHSVTGTAIQAAIYMGCKEIIFTGQDLSYPNDRVYAPGAKHFKDEKLEQQIEAATLVVENVNGTMNRTSNLMKLTLADIESVLEGYPDVQFINTTAMGAKIKYTTAEPMEQVVRRLSHKKTDENFFIKEIKEASHYKNERLQMIKNRVFRMPEELKSYEEGLKAINKNIEKLPELSRKNPQKCFTLIKTIESDWKVAINSQPFQVFCFMLFRNALSEFERDLPELAEENNMIKKAKLAQEIMKPLVVKLLDEIPRMKELVDETVKRVEAGTNI from the coding sequence ATGGAACAGCAACAAATTTCAGTAGAAGATGTATTAGATAATATCCGTCCATTTTTACCTGAATTAATTAACGCTTGCCAATTCGTTGCAGATAGACTCTATCAATCAATGGAACAAGAGACATGGGATAAGTTTGCAGATGTTCTTGAAGGTATGGATGACCTCTATCGTACACTTAATTCTATTCATTTGGAAATGGCTCCATCTGCTGTGCTTGGGCCTTATTTGAAGATGTTTATTGCTGAATTTAGCAGCAAGTTTCAAACGATGAACAATTTTATGGATGAAGAACAGTATAGAGAAGCCGGCGATTGTATTCATTATGAATTAAATCCGCTATTCCAACAGTTGGAAATTACTATTAGTGGTTCGCGGACAATCGAAGAGCAGAAATTTGGGGCTAATATCGGATATATAAAAGCCAAGCTTCCTAAACTATATGATCAAATTATAAAAATAGATACAGATAATGATGTTTATCAAACGATGAATGCCAAAAATGGAGAGCCCAATCTATATGTCACAATGACGGAAAAGGCTCCTATTTATTTATATAGTACATATAACCCTCACGATGAAGCGGATCGCTGGGTGCAGCATTTAGCAGAAAAAGTGAAGGGTAAAGATAATATTATCATTTATGGTGTAGGCTTTGGCTATCACATTTCAGCGTATTTGGATGCCTATCCGGATCATAATGTTTATCTTTATGAACCAGACGAGCAGATTTTTTTAGCGGCAATGAAAAGCGTGGAATTGAAAAAACTTTTAGATCGTCCACAAATTAAGGATTTTGTAGTTGGTGGGAATGCAAGCCAGCAAGCTAAATTGTTTTATAAGTTTTTACGCTACATGAAGGGTGAGCCTGAAATACTGAGTCTGCCTATTTATCAGAACCTAATGGGAGATAAAGTGGCGCAATTTTGCAATGATGCGATTATCGCTATTATGAATTACGACAGCTCATACCGACTCTATGAAAAGTTTGGTAGGGAATGGCTAGAAAATTCCCTATATAATTTATCCACGACGTTGAGTACTCCTCCTATAACGAACATGAAAAGCAAGCTAGAAGGTTTCAGTGCTGTTATTGTGGGGGCTGGCCCTTCATTGGAAGCTGATATCAAGCATTTATCCCAATTAAAGGATCATGCTTATATCATTGCGGCTGGCTCAACCATTCAGTCCTTACTTCACTTCGGAGTAACGCCGCATTTAATCATTTCTATGGACGGTACCGATGCGAACTATAACGTATTTAGAGATCTAGAGCTCAGCCATATACCATTGCTTTATACACCTATGATCAAATATAAGATTATAGATAAGAAATGGAACTATTTATTCCATATGCATTTCTATAATGATGTAGCATCTAAAAAAATAATGGATCTGCCTGGACAGGATCCGCTCTTTAATTCCAATCATTCCGTAACAGGAACAGCTATTCAGGCTGCTATATACATGGGCTGCAAAGAAATTATATTTACGGGTCAGGATTTATCTTATCCTAATGATAGAGTTTATGCCCCTGGAGCTAAGCATTTTAAAGATGAGAAATTGGAGCAGCAAATAGAAGCTGCAACGCTCGTTGTTGAAAATGTAAACGGTACAATGAATCGAACAAGCAACTTGATGAAGTTGACATTAGCTGATATAGAAAGTGTGCTGGAGGGTTATCCAGATGTTCAGTTTATTAACACTACAGCTATGGGAGCAAAGATCAAATATACGACGGCCGAACCTATGGAGCAGGTAGTTAGGCGTCTTAGTCATAAAAAAACCGATGAAAACTTTTTTATTAAGGAAATAAAGGAAGCAAGTCATTATAAGAACGAACGTCTTCAAATGATCAAAAACCGGGTATTCCGTATGCCTGAGGAGTTGAAATCGTATGAAGAAGGATTAAAAGCAATTAATAAAAATATTGAAAAGCTACCGGAGCTAAGCAGGAAAAATCCTCAGAAATGTTTTACGTTAATTAAAACAATTGAGTCTGATTGGAAAGTGGCAATTAATAGTCAGCCGTTCCAAGTATTTTGTTTTATGCTTTTCCGCAACGCATTAAGTGAGTTTGAGCGAGATCTTCCGGAGCTAGCTGAAGAAAATAATATGATCAAAAAAGCAAAGCTGGCACAGGAAATTATGAAGCCGTTAGTTGTTAAACTATTGGACGAAATACCTAGAATGAAAGAACTGGTAGATGAAACAGTTAAAAGAGTTGAAGCCGGGACAAATATTTAA
- a CDS encoding NAD-dependent 4,6-dehydratase LegB — MRKYGKVLVTGADGFIGSHLTEALVRRGYDVRAFTLYNSFNTWGWLDECADDVRGQFEVFAGDIRDAYGVRESMKDCDAVLHLAALIAIPYSYHSPDTYVDTNIKGTLNVLQAARELKLSKVIHTSTSEVYGTARFVPITEEHPLTGQSPYSATKIGADQMAMSFYRSFETPVGIIRPFNTYGPRQSARAVIPTIITQIAAGQEKIKLGTIHPTRDFNYVADTVNGFIAMLESDNCIGEEINIGSNYEISIGDTAKLIGEVMNKDIEIVSDEIRLRPEKSEVERLWADNSKAKRLLQWQPEYAGLEGFRRGLDETIEWFTKPGALSKYKAGQYNV; from the coding sequence ATGAGAAAATACGGAAAAGTACTAGTGACTGGAGCAGATGGATTTATTGGCTCTCATTTAACAGAGGCGCTTGTTCGTCGTGGATACGATGTGCGAGCATTTACATTGTATAATTCGTTTAACACTTGGGGCTGGCTGGATGAATGTGCAGATGATGTTCGTGGGCAATTTGAGGTTTTTGCAGGGGATATCCGTGATGCATACGGAGTGCGTGAATCCATGAAAGATTGCGATGCGGTACTGCATTTGGCTGCACTTATTGCCATACCCTATTCGTATCATTCTCCGGACACATACGTCGATACCAACATAAAAGGAACATTGAATGTATTGCAAGCTGCACGTGAATTAAAGCTTTCTAAAGTCATACATACGTCTACAAGCGAGGTTTATGGGACAGCGCGCTTTGTTCCTATAACGGAAGAGCATCCACTGACTGGACAATCTCCATACTCCGCTACAAAAATTGGTGCCGATCAAATGGCGATGTCATTTTATCGTTCCTTTGAAACGCCAGTTGGCATTATCAGGCCATTTAATACATACGGACCACGTCAATCTGCAAGGGCAGTTATCCCGACCATCATTACACAAATTGCAGCAGGTCAAGAGAAAATTAAGTTAGGCACTATTCATCCTACAAGGGATTTTAACTATGTTGCCGATACAGTGAACGGCTTTATCGCAATGCTAGAGTCGGATAATTGCATTGGAGAAGAGATTAATATTGGAAGCAACTATGAAATATCTATTGGCGACACGGCTAAACTCATCGGTGAAGTGATGAATAAGGACATTGAAATCGTAAGTGACGAAATACGTTTGCGTCCAGAAAAAAGCGAAGTGGAACGCCTATGGGCGGATAACTCGAAAGCAAAAAGGTTATTACAATGGCAGCCTGAATATGCCGGATTAGAGGGATTTAGGCGGGGTCTTGATGAAACGATTGAGTGGTTTACAAAACCAGGCGCCTTAAGCAAATACAAAGCCGGACAATACAATGTATAG
- a CDS encoding LegC family aminotransferase: MKTESLAKQIVESLKQALPNRQSFTALHEPVFQGNEWDYVKECLDTGWVSSVGKFVDRFEYDMAAYTDSPYAIAVVNGTAALHISLLLAGVEKDDEVLIPSLTFVATANAISYCQAIPHLVDVARDTLGLDPIKLAEYLHEIAETRSDGFTYNRKTQRRIAAVVPMHAFGHPVDLDALMGVCERYRLVLVEDAAESLGSYYRGKHTGTYGKLAALSFNGNKIITTGGGGIILTADEGLAKQAKHLTTTAKVPHRWAFQHDQVGYNYRLPNLNAALGCAQLEKLPQILHKKRQLAERYKDVFSQLEGAAFVEEKEEGTCNYWLNTLLLNQPDELIRDQILELTNDAGFMTRPIWTPMHRLPMYSHCPQMDMTVTEELEHRVINIPSGSSLYEDIVSNEVTL, translated from the coding sequence ATGAAAACAGAAAGTTTAGCCAAGCAAATAGTAGAATCTTTAAAGCAGGCATTGCCCAATCGTCAGTCTTTTACGGCGCTGCACGAGCCTGTTTTTCAGGGAAATGAATGGGACTATGTTAAAGAGTGTTTGGATACCGGGTGGGTATCTTCAGTTGGGAAATTTGTAGATCGCTTTGAATACGATATGGCTGCTTATACCGATTCGCCTTATGCTATAGCTGTTGTAAATGGTACAGCGGCGCTGCACATTAGCTTGCTGCTTGCAGGCGTTGAGAAAGACGATGAGGTCCTTATACCCTCTCTAACTTTTGTGGCAACAGCAAATGCTATATCTTATTGCCAAGCAATACCTCATTTGGTTGATGTTGCGAGAGATACACTTGGCTTAGATCCTATTAAACTGGCTGAATATTTACATGAAATAGCGGAAACCCGGTCGGATGGTTTTACATATAACCGAAAGACGCAAAGAAGAATTGCGGCTGTTGTACCCATGCATGCTTTTGGACATCCTGTAGATCTGGATGCATTAATGGGAGTATGCGAACGTTACCGTCTGGTTCTAGTAGAGGATGCTGCCGAATCACTCGGTTCTTACTATAGGGGTAAGCATACGGGCACTTACGGCAAATTGGCTGCTTTAAGCTTTAATGGCAATAAGATCATTACGACAGGCGGGGGCGGAATCATTTTGACTGCTGACGAGGGCCTTGCCAAGCAGGCGAAGCATCTTACAACAACGGCAAAAGTTCCGCATCGGTGGGCTTTTCAGCATGACCAAGTGGGTTACAACTACCGTCTTCCTAATTTAAATGCAGCGTTGGGCTGTGCCCAGCTTGAGAAGCTGCCACAAATCTTACACAAAAAAAGACAGCTGGCCGAGCGTTACAAAGACGTTTTTTCACAGCTGGAGGGTGCGGCTTTTGTCGAAGAAAAGGAAGAAGGAACTTGCAACTACTGGCTTAATACATTATTGCTGAATCAGCCTGATGAGCTCATACGCGATCAGATTTTAGAGCTTACTAACGATGCAGGATTTATGACACGCCCCATTTGGACTCCGATGCATCGGCTCCCTATGTATAGTCATTGCCCTCAAATGGATATGACAGTTACTGAAGAGTTGGAGCATCGTGTTATTAACATTCCAAGCGGTTCTTCTTTGTATGAGGATATAGTGAGCAATGAGGTAACCCTATGA
- the neuC gene encoding UDP-N-acetylglucosamine 2-epimerase: protein MRNICVVTGSRADYGLLYPLLKEVKADNELVLKIAVTGMHLSQEYGFTFQEIEDDGFVIDEKVDMLLASDTQAGITKSMGMGLIGFADAYQRLKPDMVVVLGDRYEIMIAVQAAMMANIPIAHLHGGESTEGMVDEAIRHSISKMAHLHFASTEKYRQRIIQLGENPNRVFNVGAIGLDNIRNLDLLTKEEFEQSINFSLCAVTFLVTYHPLTLAHRSSEELTSELLAALDQFPQAGIIFTKPNSDADGRIISKMIDDYVKLNEKRCVSFDSLGKLRYLSALQHVDVVIGNSSSGIIEVPMFKKPTVDIGIRQQGRIKGTTVIQTGETREHIIQAIHQAMDRTFLQSFVEGSSSLYGNGGTAAKIKEQLKQIDLTGILNKRFYDIEGSKD, encoded by the coding sequence ATGAGGAACATATGCGTAGTTACCGGTTCTCGGGCTGATTATGGGCTTTTGTATCCTTTGTTAAAGGAAGTTAAAGCAGATAATGAACTGGTTTTAAAAATCGCCGTGACGGGCATGCATCTTTCTCAAGAGTACGGATTTACTTTTCAAGAAATTGAAGATGATGGATTTGTCATTGATGAAAAGGTAGATATGCTGCTTGCAAGTGATACGCAGGCAGGAATCACCAAATCAATGGGAATGGGCTTGATTGGGTTTGCAGATGCCTATCAACGACTTAAGCCTGACATGGTAGTAGTGTTGGGTGATCGCTATGAAATCATGATTGCTGTACAAGCAGCCATGATGGCTAATATTCCAATTGCCCATTTGCATGGAGGCGAAAGTACCGAAGGAATGGTTGATGAAGCGATCAGGCATTCGATATCAAAAATGGCGCATTTACACTTTGCATCAACAGAAAAATATCGACAGCGCATTATTCAACTCGGGGAAAATCCCAATAGAGTATTTAATGTAGGTGCCATCGGTTTAGATAATATTCGTAATTTGGATTTACTAACCAAGGAAGAGTTTGAGCAATCTATTAACTTTAGCTTGTGCGCAGTTACCTTTTTAGTTACTTATCACCCATTAACGCTAGCCCATCGGAGCTCGGAGGAACTGACGAGCGAGCTGCTTGCAGCGTTAGACCAATTTCCGCAGGCTGGTATCATTTTCACGAAACCAAACTCGGATGCGGATGGACGAATTATTTCAAAAATGATAGATGATTATGTGAAATTGAATGAGAAACGATGTGTTTCCTTTGATTCACTCGGAAAGCTGAGATATCTAAGCGCTTTACAGCATGTGGATGTTGTAATTGGCAATTCATCCAGTGGCATCATCGAAGTGCCTATGTTCAAAAAACCAACGGTCGATATTGGAATTCGGCAGCAGGGCAGGATAAAGGGAACGACGGTCATTCAGACAGGTGAAACGAGGGAGCATATTATTCAGGCGATTCATCAGGCAATGGATCGAACATTCCTCCAATCATTTGTGGAAGGCTCCTCTTCTTTGTATGGAAACGGTGGAACTGCGGCTAAAATTAAGGAACAACTAAAGCAGATAGACTTAACCGGGATTTTGAATAAAAGGTTTTATGATATAGAGGGTTCAAAGGATTAA
- the neuB gene encoding N-acetylneuraminate synthase, whose product MKVFIIAEAGVNHNGSLELAKQLVHAAANAGADAVKFQTFQASQLVSKHASKADYQKKTTASDESQLEMIRKLELSAADHEELQNECQNAGIAFMSTPFDFPSLTLLTEKMNLSILKISSGDLTNLPLLYKAGQSGRDIILSSGISTLGEIEEALGALAHAYLSLDEFPSESAFRAAYFSDAGQTVLKQKVSLLHCTTDYPTSYEDVHLNKMLTLRQAFGLKTGYSDHTIGNEVSVAAVALGAQIIEKHFTLDKQMEGPDHLASMDPGELVSLVKQIRNVEQSMGISSKIPAVSELRNAGPARKSIVAAGPIKKGEILQEFHLTLKRPGTGISPAKYWSILGKAAAKDYETDDLIE is encoded by the coding sequence ATGAAAGTATTCATCATAGCTGAGGCGGGTGTTAATCATAACGGCTCATTGGAGCTTGCAAAGCAGCTCGTTCATGCAGCCGCAAATGCTGGTGCGGATGCAGTGAAATTTCAAACCTTTCAAGCCTCTCAACTAGTCAGCAAACATGCTTCAAAAGCAGATTACCAGAAAAAAACGACAGCTTCTGATGAATCGCAGTTGGAAATGATAAGAAAGCTGGAGCTATCTGCAGCAGATCACGAAGAACTACAGAATGAATGTCAAAATGCGGGTATTGCGTTTATGTCGACGCCGTTCGATTTTCCAAGTCTAACTTTATTAACAGAAAAAATGAATCTTTCGATACTCAAGATATCGTCAGGAGATTTAACTAATCTACCTCTGCTCTATAAGGCTGGGCAAAGTGGCAGGGATATTATTTTATCGTCAGGAATATCTACTTTAGGGGAAATTGAAGAAGCGCTTGGCGCATTAGCCCATGCCTATTTATCCTTGGATGAGTTCCCATCTGAATCCGCTTTTAGAGCAGCCTACTTCTCTGATGCTGGCCAGACTGTATTGAAACAAAAGGTTTCGTTGCTGCATTGTACGACAGATTATCCGACCTCATATGAAGATGTTCACCTAAATAAGATGCTGACTCTGAGGCAGGCTTTTGGCTTGAAAACCGGCTATTCCGATCATACAATTGGAAACGAGGTTTCAGTAGCAGCAGTGGCACTGGGAGCACAAATTATCGAGAAGCATTTTACATTGGATAAGCAAATGGAAGGGCCTGATCATCTGGCTTCGATGGACCCGGGTGAGTTAGTGAGTTTGGTGAAGCAAATTCGAAATGTCGAGCAGTCGATGGGTATTTCCTCTAAGATCCCAGCGGTTTCCGAATTACGTAACGCTGGACCTGCTCGTAAAAGCATTGTAGCTGCTGGGCCAATTAAAAAAGGAGAGATTTTGCAAGAATTTCATCTTACGTTGAAACGGCCGGGAACGGGCATTTCCCCTGCAAAATACTGGAGTATTTTAGGGAAAGCAGCTGCTAAAGATTACGAAACCGATGATCTAATAGAATGA
- a CDS encoding acetyltransferase, whose protein sequence is MKSKSCIIIGGGGHAKVCADLLLRQEYKILGYVDVSDKGLLLDTIPYLGNDSVVLSFNPSEVALVNGVGKLGSSLVRSELYLNFTSQNYVFETIIHDSAIVSSFVQIEPGAQIMAGAIVQAGSYLGENAIINTRGVLEHDCRVGAHVHISPGAILCGNVSIGEHTHIGAGATVIQGMSVGRHAIVGAGALVRKPVLNQTTVYGVPAEEALR, encoded by the coding sequence ATGAAGAGCAAATCGTGCATTATTATAGGTGGCGGCGGTCATGCCAAAGTATGTGCAGACCTATTGCTTCGGCAAGAGTACAAGATTTTGGGTTATGTTGATGTGAGCGATAAGGGTCTGCTGCTTGACACCATTCCATATTTGGGTAACGACTCAGTCGTACTTTCTTTCAATCCATCTGAGGTTGCTCTTGTTAACGGAGTAGGGAAGCTGGGAAGCTCTTTAGTAAGAAGCGAGCTGTATTTAAATTTCACCTCACAAAATTATGTATTTGAAACAATCATTCATGATTCTGCTATAGTCTCCTCTTTCGTCCAAATTGAACCTGGCGCACAAATTATGGCTGGAGCCATCGTTCAAGCAGGCAGTTATCTAGGCGAAAATGCCATTATTAATACACGGGGAGTATTGGAACATGACTGCAGAGTAGGAGCGCATGTGCATATATCTCCTGGAGCCATTCTTTGTGGAAACGTTAGTATTGGCGAACATACACATATCGGAGCTGGAGCAACTGTGATTCAAGGTATGTCCGTCGGGAGGCATGCCATAGTAGGAGCAGGTGCATTAGTTCGCAAGCCCGTATTGAATCAAACTACTGTATATGGTGTTCCGGCAGAGGAGGCTCTAAGATGA